One part of the Thermoflexus sp. genome encodes these proteins:
- a CDS encoding glycosyltransferase family 39 protein, protein MKGERVAVLLLVLGMSALAWRNVHRPSIWFDEGWSWWVARMSIEEGLRQAARDRHPPLRPLLDHLWIRMAGETELALRWPSGAFALLTLALTWRMYRLVWRESPGGSAAAGLLLLSPLWIEQARQARMYTQAAFLALSSWWAMERWLRHPSAWRSWVLWASVSQAFLFTHYYAVFFLAIEVLILLWACERGERWRIFLAIGFWGILMGAWMAFGGVSTGLFLPQETDLAEHPLQGLQTLLQALRSLLDAYLPISSPTGAALTLALWIIGARPVGNPAAQRWAALAFGSTAIAVIAMAGIRSNLLNFAPRHVLYGLPLAAMGVGRGLQLLTKWGGARCPSWMRTAVGNGWVPVLIIFSVCWIKERDRLWSASGEGIGPEREAVRLVSAHGHREDILFTLRGHYGIRYYWTRQRPSLALVDGPQNPVLDEETVAAWLQFPDLPCEGDRNLWIIAWQEDIVDPLSLFPRWLLWNGFEEERIGLEGLRLYRYHVPCRMQPPPLPVLELSIDFAPGIRLQSVQIWPPHRPDRILRITTVWQRTAPIREPVKIFHHLYDESGRLMAQEDALLARGFYPAARWPAHVPITFFVGIPMPAGPISGLHHISIGLYNPETMVRYPLVGGADATTALGVATLDPQAVNGQWEAIPVPDGAIWRDGIALSNVWLDPGRQARRGTSLHVLTEWIRRGRHAQERAAPVVTFVHLWDAEGRLIAQDDHPLLRGRDPSSQWEPWKSVWDRFDLPIPEAVKPGRYRLVVGRYEWPSAQRIGVGGQDHLEIATVEVLP, encoded by the coding sequence GTGAAAGGTGAGCGGGTGGCTGTTCTTCTCCTGGTGCTGGGGATGAGCGCCCTGGCCTGGCGCAATGTCCATCGGCCCTCCATCTGGTTCGATGAGGGATGGAGCTGGTGGGTGGCCCGCATGTCCATAGAGGAAGGGCTCAGACAGGCGGCCCGTGATCGCCATCCTCCTCTTCGTCCGCTGCTCGATCATCTATGGATCCGTATGGCCGGGGAGACGGAGCTGGCCCTGCGCTGGCCTTCCGGTGCATTCGCTCTGCTGACCCTTGCGCTAACGTGGCGGATGTATCGTCTGGTCTGGAGGGAATCCCCTGGCGGATCGGCTGCCGCGGGCCTCCTCCTGCTCTCTCCTCTGTGGATCGAGCAGGCGCGACAGGCCCGGATGTATACGCAGGCCGCCTTCCTGGCCCTTTCTTCCTGGTGGGCGATGGAGCGATGGTTGCGTCATCCGAGCGCATGGCGTTCGTGGGTCCTGTGGGCCTCCGTAAGCCAGGCTTTTTTGTTTACCCATTACTACGCCGTGTTCTTCCTGGCGATCGAGGTTCTGATCCTGCTATGGGCATGTGAACGGGGCGAGCGATGGAGGATCTTTCTGGCGATCGGGTTCTGGGGAATCCTCATGGGAGCCTGGATGGCTTTTGGCGGGGTATCCACAGGACTTTTCCTGCCCCAGGAAACCGATCTGGCGGAGCATCCTTTGCAAGGCCTCCAGACCCTCCTCCAGGCGCTTCGATCCCTGCTGGATGCTTACCTGCCGATCTCCTCTCCTACAGGGGCGGCGCTAACGCTGGCCCTGTGGATCATCGGGGCGCGCCCCGTTGGGAACCCTGCGGCTCAGCGCTGGGCCGCATTGGCTTTCGGAAGCACAGCCATTGCCGTGATCGCAATGGCGGGCATTCGAAGCAATCTCCTGAACTTCGCCCCTCGCCATGTTCTTTACGGTCTTCCTCTCGCCGCCATGGGCGTCGGGCGAGGCCTCCAGCTCCTCACGAAGTGGGGTGGGGCCCGATGTCCCTCATGGATGCGAACCGCTGTGGGGAATGGATGGGTGCCCGTGCTGATCATTTTCTCCGTATGCTGGATCAAAGAGCGAGATCGCCTGTGGAGCGCATCCGGAGAGGGAATCGGGCCGGAGAGGGAAGCGGTTCGCCTGGTCAGCGCGCATGGCCATCGTGAGGACATCCTCTTCACCCTGCGGGGTCACTATGGGATCCGGTATTACTGGACCCGCCAGCGGCCCTCCCTGGCTCTCGTCGATGGACCCCAGAACCCCGTTCTGGATGAGGAGACGGTGGCGGCCTGGCTCCAATTCCCGGACCTTCCGTGCGAAGGGGATCGGAATCTGTGGATCATCGCATGGCAGGAGGATATTGTCGATCCGCTGTCGCTTTTCCCCCGCTGGCTCCTCTGGAATGGATTCGAGGAAGAGCGAATCGGCCTGGAGGGCCTGCGCCTCTATCGCTACCACGTTCCGTGCCGCATGCAGCCCCCACCGCTTCCTGTGCTGGAGCTCTCCATTGACTTCGCGCCGGGCATCCGTTTGCAGAGCGTTCAAATCTGGCCCCCTCATCGGCCCGACCGCATCCTGCGGATCACCACCGTCTGGCAGCGCACCGCTCCGATCCGGGAGCCGGTGAAGATTTTTCACCACCTCTATGATGAGTCCGGCCGATTGATGGCTCAGGAGGATGCGTTGCTCGCCCGCGGCTTCTATCCGGCCGCCCGCTGGCCTGCCCATGTCCCGATCACGTTCTTTGTCGGAATCCCTATGCCCGCCGGGCCGATCTCCGGCCTTCACCATATATCCATCGGTCTGTATAATCCGGAAACGATGGTTCGCTATCCCCTTGTCGGCGGGGCGGATGCCACCACCGCGCTCGGCGTGGCCACGCTGGATCCGCAGGCCGTTAACGGGCAGTGGGAGGCCATCCCCGTTCCGGATGGAGCGATCTGGCGCGATGGCATCGCCCTGTCTAACGTGTGGCTGGATCCTGGAAGGCAAGCGCGCCGTGGGACATCCCTTCACGTGTTGACGGAATGGATTCGAAGAGGGAGGCATGCGCAGGAACGGGCAGCGCCGGTTGTAACTTTTGTGCACCTCTGGGACGCGGAGGGCCGTCTGATTGCCCAGGACGATCATCCTCTTCTGAGGGGGCGCGATCCATCATCGCAATGGGAGCCGTGGAAGTCTGTCTGGGATCGCTTCGATCTTCCCATCCCGGAGGCTGTGAAACCTGGCCGTTACCGGCTGGTCGTCGGCCGTTATGAGTGGCCATCGGCGCAGCGGATTGGCGTTGGGGGTCAGGATCACCTGGAGATTGCGACCGTCGAGGTTCTGCCATGA
- a CDS encoding YfhO family protein, which yields MSALMNIWRRWGTRRGDSRWPWMAVFPALLWITILWWWFVWRYLTPVPADRLMLALGDFTHTYYVFRDLAYRALRAGEFPFRALCLFSGYPYQAYPQSALFYPGTWLTLLLSMASGTSHASLDGFHLESLIHLWIAGAMAYLLFTRETGSRWGGLMGAIAFAFGGYMTGYPILQVSIVQTSAWTPLFLLGLRELAEGRRIAGALAAGGAGLFILLIGHPQMMLYSVLLGIAYFTFCLSSAERSPRWKPALQAVWIGALTLGTAAIQLFPTLEYYQHSNRVRLPFPESGSGFPIQDILQFFQPGMVSHWQPLYAGLLPLTLVLPALARGGRRARFWAGIALIGLFLSFGANFPLYEAFFQLVPFYATTRSQERHALWVSLALAALSAHGLAALLRGLPRRHRWILSIGVRLSGAMALAFALSLPVVTFLARQGIDPSDHRRLPQEVGLSLLFALGTWGWWQARARGWRSRHGLALTALGLVSMNLAAFNRYLDAVPPAPIYPDHPAAVWMAQDPHRPFRFFDEYRLPDHYGCWVGEEDIRGATSIHPEPYFSFLKQTPEPMQWWLLGVRYVITWGRELPDMRALGRTATLLQEIPQGNEVTRIYRLDPPLPWGWVVRSVRPAKTVEEMLAVLRDPTFRPAEEAVILGSIEPQGKAEAEEASGPDDIRLLQRTATEVRYQVRLSRAGWLITRDPWYPGWTVVVNGRPSPLLRADGVLMAVRLPAGESEVIFRFRPVSFYIGAAISSLTLLLLWPLTLWWISRQAG from the coding sequence ATGAGCGCGCTTATGAACATCTGGCGAAGATGGGGGACGCGTCGCGGGGACTCCCGCTGGCCCTGGATGGCCGTGTTTCCCGCCCTGCTTTGGATCACCATCCTCTGGTGGTGGTTCGTGTGGCGATATCTGACCCCCGTGCCCGCCGATCGCCTGATGCTGGCCCTGGGGGATTTCACCCATACTTACTACGTGTTCCGAGATCTGGCCTACCGGGCCCTCCGGGCCGGCGAGTTTCCCTTTCGGGCCCTCTGCCTCTTCAGCGGCTATCCCTACCAGGCCTATCCGCAGTCGGCTCTCTTCTATCCCGGGACCTGGCTGACCTTGCTGCTCTCCATGGCATCCGGAACCTCTCATGCCTCCCTCGATGGATTTCATCTGGAATCCCTGATCCATCTGTGGATCGCGGGGGCAATGGCCTATCTCCTGTTCACGCGCGAAACCGGAAGCCGGTGGGGCGGCCTGATGGGGGCGATCGCGTTCGCCTTCGGCGGCTACATGACCGGTTACCCGATCTTACAGGTCTCGATCGTCCAGACGTCCGCCTGGACCCCCCTGTTCCTGCTGGGGCTGCGGGAGCTGGCGGAGGGCCGAAGGATCGCCGGCGCCCTTGCGGCCGGTGGGGCTGGCCTTTTCATCCTGCTGATCGGCCATCCCCAGATGATGCTCTATAGCGTCCTGTTGGGCATCGCCTATTTCACCTTTTGCCTCTCATCCGCCGAGCGTTCCCCGCGCTGGAAGCCTGCTCTGCAGGCTGTCTGGATCGGGGCGCTGACGCTCGGCACCGCGGCGATCCAGCTTTTCCCCACCCTGGAATACTACCAGCACTCGAACCGGGTGCGCCTCCCTTTCCCGGAGTCAGGCAGCGGCTTTCCCATCCAGGATATCCTTCAGTTCTTCCAGCCCGGCATGGTGAGCCACTGGCAGCCCCTCTACGCGGGCCTGCTCCCTCTGACTTTGGTTCTTCCCGCCCTGGCGCGGGGTGGACGGCGCGCGCGCTTCTGGGCCGGGATCGCGCTGATCGGCCTTTTCCTCTCCTTCGGGGCGAACTTCCCCCTCTATGAGGCCTTCTTCCAGCTGGTGCCCTTCTACGCCACGACCCGCAGCCAGGAACGGCACGCCCTCTGGGTCTCTCTGGCCCTCGCCGCTCTGAGCGCCCATGGACTGGCGGCCCTGCTGCGAGGCCTTCCCCGCCGCCATCGCTGGATCCTCTCCATCGGGGTCCGCCTGAGCGGGGCGATGGCGCTGGCCTTCGCCCTCAGCCTGCCGGTGGTCACTTTCCTGGCCCGCCAGGGCATCGATCCCAGCGATCACCGGCGTCTGCCCCAGGAGGTGGGCCTGAGCCTCCTGTTCGCCCTGGGGACATGGGGGTGGTGGCAGGCCCGGGCCCGAGGCTGGCGGAGCCGGCATGGGCTGGCCCTGACCGCTCTAGGGCTGGTCAGCATGAACCTTGCTGCCTTCAACCGCTATCTGGATGCCGTGCCTCCGGCCCCAATCTATCCGGATCATCCGGCCGCCGTCTGGATGGCCCAGGATCCCCATCGTCCGTTTCGGTTCTTCGACGAATATCGGCTGCCAGACCACTACGGATGCTGGGTGGGGGAAGAGGATATCCGGGGGGCGACCTCCATCCATCCAGAACCGTATTTCAGTTTTCTGAAGCAAACCCCAGAACCGATGCAGTGGTGGCTCCTGGGCGTGCGGTATGTGATCACCTGGGGACGGGAGCTGCCAGACATGCGAGCCCTGGGGCGCACCGCCACATTGCTTCAGGAGATCCCTCAAGGGAACGAGGTCACCCGGATCTACCGGCTGGATCCCCCTCTTCCCTGGGGCTGGGTCGTGCGCTCGGTTCGTCCGGCGAAAACCGTGGAGGAGATGCTGGCCGTGCTCCGGGATCCCACGTTTCGTCCGGCGGAGGAAGCGGTGATCCTGGGCTCTATCGAGCCGCAGGGGAAGGCGGAGGCGGAAGAGGCGTCAGGGCCCGATGACATCCGTCTCCTGCAGCGCACCGCGACGGAGGTGCGCTATCAGGTGCGCCTGAGCCGCGCAGGGTGGTTGATCACCCGCGACCCCTGGTATCCGGGATGGACGGTGGTTGTCAATGGCCGCCCATCCCCGCTGCTCCGCGCGGACGGGGTGTTGATGGCCGTGCGCCTCCCCGCCGGCGAAAGCGAGGTGATCTTCCGATTCCGGCCGGTCTCTTTCTACATCGGGGCGGCGATCAGCAGCCTCACATTGCTCCTGCTGTGGCCGCTCACGTTGTGGTGGATCTCCCGCCAGGCCGGGTAA
- a CDS encoding glycosyltransferase family 39 protein, whose translation MKDRIAFVVLLAIWLTFWVTLAVMPRDLTRFDEQHVLWQVSSYGWVEVARNLMRDSHPPLYYWLVKGWRELGGFDHPWAYRFFSICLGLPALPLAFQVGCQWGGRRLGLALVAGLMLNPFYLFLLVLIRMYGLVVALGGLSMFLWARLLRQPTTSRWLAWALVQGALMFTHYYGLLLIGTQWLILLIRRPSGWRMGGLAALPFMVAFGVWIAQAYAGSLENTVRNLSAIPVRPMPWEVLGHLWANLLVGPLADGRLARILAVGAGVFIGLLLPTLRSWRRIRLELAIVALLPLGAGALMAMRWPFFAARYFAMSVIPTLTLVLSIGLGSRWKGALLILILPGIIGIASFPVLNLPLGLESELEFWTAPEPVLAQARWHLLWSADSGFPSYEWPDPAQRAQVVGRSPSFWFVGVALYRADWEGWLQELQATHLIDFQAEFPHEIPEYRAAMFHLVRRAPAARWIHRDARWANGIRLHDIGWTQEVVEPGRSVQWHLRFSTDQPLDRRWTLFVHLIDPTGQLWANWDAEPELPTDQWTPGRIYDVGRSLLIPRWVPAGRYEVRIGWYETGTAGFPRLPLREGQGDTLSMGEVEVLPQREPPRFGTRTSPHVELNPPQISTRSGPDGYRVRVRIPWRSRDPASLAAWQLVLETPEGPIPLRRPYPVPEAVVHSPGWLVETWVSPPLRGGRPALRWLEVRYAWQLLARHPIWLFPPDVRWSYDWLFLNRTGLP comes from the coding sequence ATGAAAGATCGAATCGCCTTCGTTGTCCTGCTGGCCATCTGGCTGACCTTCTGGGTGACGCTGGCCGTGATGCCACGGGATCTAACGCGATTCGATGAGCAGCACGTGCTCTGGCAGGTCAGCTCCTACGGCTGGGTGGAGGTGGCCCGCAACCTGATGCGGGACAGCCACCCCCCGCTCTATTACTGGCTGGTCAAGGGCTGGCGGGAGCTCGGCGGTTTCGATCACCCCTGGGCGTATCGGTTCTTCTCGATCTGCCTGGGATTGCCGGCCCTCCCCCTTGCTTTCCAGGTCGGGTGCCAGTGGGGAGGGCGCCGGCTGGGCCTGGCGCTGGTGGCCGGGTTAATGCTGAACCCTTTCTATCTGTTCCTGCTGGTCCTGATCCGGATGTATGGGCTGGTGGTGGCTCTGGGCGGGCTGTCGATGTTCCTGTGGGCTCGCCTGTTGCGGCAGCCCACGACTTCCCGATGGCTCGCCTGGGCTTTGGTCCAGGGCGCTTTAATGTTCACTCACTACTATGGGCTGCTCCTCATCGGCACGCAGTGGCTGATCCTCCTGATCCGTCGCCCCTCCGGATGGCGCATGGGCGGGTTGGCCGCGCTTCCCTTCATGGTCGCCTTCGGCGTCTGGATCGCCCAGGCCTATGCGGGAAGCCTGGAAAACACAGTGCGAAACCTTTCCGCCATCCCGGTCCGCCCCATGCCGTGGGAGGTGCTGGGGCATCTCTGGGCCAATCTTCTCGTCGGCCCGCTCGCCGATGGGAGGCTGGCGAGAATCCTCGCTGTAGGGGCTGGCGTGTTCATCGGGCTTCTTCTCCCCACCCTTCGCTCATGGAGGCGGATCCGGCTGGAGCTGGCCATCGTGGCGCTGCTCCCGCTGGGGGCGGGCGCCCTGATGGCCATGCGCTGGCCTTTCTTCGCCGCCCGCTACTTCGCCATGTCGGTGATCCCGACGCTCACGCTGGTTCTCTCCATCGGGCTGGGCTCCCGATGGAAAGGGGCGCTTCTGATCCTGATCCTGCCCGGCATAATTGGGATCGCCAGCTTCCCGGTGCTGAATCTTCCTTTGGGCTTGGAGTCGGAGCTGGAGTTCTGGACCGCTCCGGAGCCGGTGCTGGCCCAGGCGCGCTGGCACCTCCTCTGGTCGGCGGATTCAGGTTTCCCAAGCTATGAGTGGCCGGATCCGGCGCAGCGCGCTCAGGTGGTGGGCCGCTCCCCCTCTTTCTGGTTCGTGGGGGTTGCCCTTTACCGGGCGGACTGGGAGGGGTGGCTGCAGGAGCTCCAGGCCACTCATCTGATCGACTTCCAGGCGGAGTTCCCCCACGAAATCCCCGAATATCGAGCTGCCATGTTCCATCTGGTCCGTAGGGCCCCGGCCGCTCGATGGATCCATCGGGATGCCCGGTGGGCCAACGGGATCCGGCTGCACGATATCGGCTGGACCCAGGAGGTGGTGGAGCCGGGTCGTTCGGTGCAATGGCACCTGCGCTTCTCTACGGACCAGCCGCTGGATCGCCGGTGGACGCTCTTCGTGCACCTGATAGATCCGACCGGACAGCTCTGGGCCAACTGGGACGCGGAGCCGGAGCTCCCAACGGATCAGTGGACACCGGGTCGGATCTACGATGTGGGGCGCAGCCTGCTGATCCCTCGCTGGGTGCCCGCTGGACGTTATGAAGTCCGCATCGGCTGGTATGAGACGGGGACGGCGGGGTTCCCACGGCTTCCCTTGCGGGAGGGCCAGGGGGATACGCTTTCCATGGGTGAAGTGGAGGTCCTGCCTCAGCGGGAGCCTCCGCGATTCGGCACGCGAACCAGCCCCCATGTGGAGCTGAATCCCCCTCAAATCTCCACCCGATCCGGGCCGGATGGATACCGGGTCCGGGTTCGAATCCCGTGGCGGAGCCGGGATCCAGCCTCCCTCGCCGCATGGCAGCTGGTCCTGGAGACGCCGGAAGGGCCGATCCCGTTGCGGCGTCCGTATCCGGTTCCCGAAGCGGTCGTCCATAGCCCGGGGTGGCTGGTGGAAACCTGGGTCAGCCCGCCGCTCCGGGGAGGCCGCCCCGCCTTACGCTGGCTGGAGGTCCGCTATGCATGGCAGCTCCTGGCCCGTCACCCGATCTGGCTCTTCCCCCCGGATGTCCGGTGGAGCTATGACTGGCTCTTCCTGAACCGGACGGGCCTTCCATAG
- the speE gene encoding polyamine aminopropyltransferase translates to MAQGALAEDPFEGMRLTFAEESTITAVYQVRRVLAHERSALQEIAILELENWGKALVLDGVIQFTQRDEFFYHESLVHPAMMAHPNPRRVLVIGGGDGGVAREALRHPTVEEVIVVEVDGQVVELCRRHMPEFASSFDDPRVRLIIGNGRTFLEEHPDAYDVILLDSNDPLAELARSLFDPAFFRLCAEHLTDEGMLALHLSESLFREGYLGYEAPMVRKALGQLFRYVETIPMPYSTYPCNWWSFIVCSKGLDPRVVRNPHPFRGRYYDPDYHRWLFAPPAFMDRLEELKGTF, encoded by the coding sequence ATGGCCCAGGGAGCGCTGGCTGAAGATCCCTTCGAAGGGATGCGATTGACCTTCGCCGAGGAAAGCACGATCACGGCCGTGTATCAGGTCCGGCGGGTGCTGGCCCATGAGCGGAGCGCCCTGCAGGAAATCGCTATCCTGGAACTCGAAAACTGGGGCAAGGCGCTGGTCCTGGATGGCGTGATTCAGTTCACCCAACGGGACGAGTTCTTCTACCACGAGTCCCTGGTCCACCCGGCGATGATGGCCCATCCGAACCCGCGCCGGGTGCTGGTGATCGGTGGGGGGGACGGCGGGGTAGCCCGGGAGGCCCTGCGGCATCCCACGGTGGAAGAAGTGATCGTGGTGGAAGTGGACGGCCAGGTGGTGGAGCTGTGTCGGCGGCACATGCCGGAGTTCGCCTCCTCTTTCGATGATCCCCGGGTCCGCCTGATCATCGGCAACGGGCGCACCTTCCTGGAGGAACACCCGGATGCCTACGATGTGATCCTGCTGGACTCCAATGACCCCCTGGCGGAGCTGGCCCGCAGCCTGTTCGACCCCGCCTTCTTCCGGTTGTGCGCTGAGCACCTGACCGATGAGGGGATGCTGGCCCTGCACCTTTCCGAGTCCCTGTTCCGGGAAGGATACCTGGGCTATGAAGCGCCGATGGTGCGGAAGGCGCTCGGCCAGCTCTTCCGGTATGTGGAGACCATTCCCATGCCCTATTCCACGTATCCGTGCAACTGGTGGAGTTTCATCGTCTGCTCCAAGGGGCTGGATCCGAGGGTCGTGCGCAATCCCCATCCCTTCCGGGGACGCTACTATGACCCGGATTACCATCGCTGGCTTTTCGCCCCCCCCGCCTTCATGGACCGTCTGGAGGAACTCAAAGGGACCTTCTGA